CTTCACCACAACTACAGTTTGTCTCAGGACTTCTATATCTGACATCCTGAACCAGCTAGCCACCCCCTGTGTGTTAAGTGCTAGCTACTCCTCTGGCCTCATGGCTGGTACGTCCAGTCCGTTGTCTCTGACGTAGGGCAGGACAGCGTCAGTGTAGAACATCTCCAGCTTGACCAGCGTGTCGTCCCAGAACGTAGGGTCAAAGGTCACAGGGATGATGGCTGTTTCCTTCAGTGTGAACACCACTAGGTCAGCCTGGGTTAACCCTGTCACTGCCAGCTGGCACTGGATCTGGGTGTAGTAGGTGTGGTCTGGTTTCAGATGGTACCTCACCTGTAGAGAACAGAAGAAAAGAATTGGGAAGCACTGCTAGAATACACTAGTAGGTAGATCTTTATAGATTGAAGGTGCTCTTTGGTTAAGGGGTTAACTGGTCACAAGGTAGGGCACTCTTCATTTAattaaaatgtctttattatgATAGTATGTTAGAACAAAAAAAATAAATCTTGGCATAACCTACGTCAGGGTGTACAATGATACAACAAACATGTCCTAACCAACCTGTCCCACGCCCAGGTCCTGTATCGTCAGGCAGAAGGCTGGGTCCTCTCTACAGGCCTGGGCCACAGTGTTCAGACGGTGCTTGTAGGGACACTTGACCTCCAGGCAGAGCAGCCGTTGGCCGGTCCTCTGGTCCTCTACAATGCCGTCAGGGCTGCCTGCTAGCCAGGGGCGCTTGGGGTCGATGAATAGGCCACACTCCTGCACCCTCACCGCCCGGCCCAGGGCCTTGCTCTTCAGGCTCTGATATCTGAAAAGAGATGAGGTTGTAATGTATTCATCTCAGAGGGGAAATTCGTTTGTCATCCTTACAGCCATAGAAAACCCAGGTGGTTGGTGGACCTTAATTGGgaaggacgggcttgtggtaatgactggagtggaatgggTGGATTgataaaatacatcaaacacatggctttatgccattccatttgcgccgtTCCAGCAATTATTATGAGCCGCCCTACCCATTTAAAACAATCGCAGGACATTTACAGTAAATACATAAATTATACCTCCGCACGGCCTCGGCCTCCCGCTCAATGCCCCAGTTCATGGCGCGGGTTTTGAAGTTGGTGCCACGGCCGGTGATGGCGGCCAGATAGGAAGCAGGCGGGGTCTGGCTCTGGCCAGTGACAAAGCGGCTGTGGGCGAGGCTGTGAGCGATGGACGCTGTAATGCGGTTCCGACGCCAGGCGAACCAACTGGGGTTCTCTCTCTGGCCCCGGGTCTGGAGCTCCACCGCCTCCACAACGCCACCCTCCATCTTCTGACCTAACCCCAGAGGCATGGCTTCGGGCCTGGGGGGAGAGACCACAGAGCTCCCCCCAACCTGGTTGGTCCTGGGGGGAGAGACCACGGAGCTCCCCCCAACCTGGTTGGTCCTGGGGGTAGAGACCACGGAGCTCCCCCCAACCTGGTTGGTCCTGGGGGTAGAGACCACGGAGCTCCCCCCAACCTGGTTGGTCCTGGGGGGAGAGACCACGGAGCTCTCCCCAACCTGGTTGGTCCTGGGGGGAGAGACCACGGAGCTCCCCCCAACCTGGTTGGTCCTGGGGGGAGAGACCACGGAGCTCTCCCCAACCTGGTTGGTCCTGGGGGGAGAGACCACGGAGCTCCCCCCAACCTGGTTGGTCCTGGGGGGAGAGACCATGGAGCTCCCCCCAACCTGGTTGGTCCTGGGGGGAGAGACCAAAGGCTTACCCCTGACCTGGCTGCTCTTGACAGGGCTATGACTATGCTGATGGGCCTCAGGGTTCTTCTCTGGGATGATATCTGGATGATATCTGACAGTAGGGATGTTCTTTTTGGCGTAACGTGTATCTGTGGTCTTT
Above is a window of Oncorhynchus kisutch isolate 150728-3 linkage group LG18, Okis_V2, whole genome shotgun sequence DNA encoding:
- the LOC109909090 gene encoding uncharacterized protein LOC109909090 — encoded protein: MTPTKTSQDGSHGDSSVVASVSNSPPTQMHINKGSTLTPSDGSGDSAGWSATVKTPASGTTRATASQARGAEAKTTDTRYAKKNIPTVRYHPDIIPEKNPEAHQHSHSPVKSSQVRGKPLVSPPRTNQVGGSSMVSPPRTNQVGGSSVVSPPRTNQVGESSVVSPPRTNQVGGSSVVSPPRTNQVGESSVVSPPRTNQVGGSSVVSTPRTNQVGGSSVVSTPRTNQVGGSSVVSPPRTNQVGGSSVVSPPRPEAMPLGLGQKMEGGVVEAVELQTRGQRENPSWFAWRRNRITASIAHSLAHSRFVTGQSQTPPASYLAAITGRGTNFKTRAMNWGIEREAEAVRRYQSLKSKALGRAVRVQECGLFIDPKRPWLAGSPDGIVEDQRTGQRLLCLEVKCPYKHRLNTVAQACREDPAFCLTIQDLGVGQVRYHLKPDHTYYTQIQCQLAVTGLTQADLVVFTLKETAIIPVTFDPTFWDDTLVKLEMFYTDAVLPYVRDNGLDVPAMRPEE